The following coding sequences lie in one Sesamum indicum cultivar Zhongzhi No. 13 linkage group LG9, S_indicum_v1.0, whole genome shotgun sequence genomic window:
- the LOC105170395 gene encoding LOW QUALITY PROTEIN: actin-depolymerizing factor 2 (The sequence of the model RefSeq protein was modified relative to this genomic sequence to represent the inferred CDS: inserted 1 base in 1 codon), whose translation MANSASGMAVHDDCKLKFMELKAKRTHRFIVFKIEEKQKQVIVEKLGEPSQTYDDFTATXKSRIFFVAWSPDTARVRSKMIYASSKDRFKRELDGIQVELQATDPTEMGLDVFKSRAN comes from the exons ATG GCCAACTCAGCATCAGGAATGGCAGTGCATGATGATTGCAAACTGAAGTTTATGGAGTTGAAAGCTAAACGGACGCACCGCTTCATTGTATTCAAGATTGAGGAGAAGCAAAAACAGGTTATTGTGGAAAAGCTTGGTGAACCATCTCAAACTTATGATGACTTCACTGCAA CAAAGAGCAGGATTTTTTTCGTTGCGTG GTCCCCTGACACTGCAAGGGTGCGGAGCAAAATGATCTATGCCAGCTCCAAGGACAGGTTCAAGAGGGAATTAGATGGCATTCAGGTAGAGCTGCAAGCAACTGATCCAACTGAGATGGGTCTTGATGTCTTCAAAAGTCGTGCCAATTAA